Within the Kluyveromyces lactis strain NRRL Y-1140 chromosome A complete sequence genome, the region CATCATACCATTGACAACGAATCGTTGCAGTCATTGTTCCAACAAGGTAAATCCATACAATGCCCTGTTTCAGGCTGTAATAAGACTCTAACATCAAGAGATTTTGTACCAGATAGACTTATGCATATTAGAGTCCTTATCAGTGAGTTGCGGGAGTAGCATATGGGCCTCAATGTCACCTGTAGCTCTGTGTATCTATCTCTAGTCTTGAATATAATGCTAGCCTTTCGGtaagaaatatcagaaaaatgattcaaatactGTAATATCGAAAGAAATGATATCTAAAATAGAAGGCATCTCAGGAGAAACGCTGCGCTGTGGGTCAGTGCGTGTACGCGATCATAAATTATATACTGGTCCCCCAGCTATGAGACTTCCAGTAACGTTAAaaagagtttttgaaaCTGCTAGGACCAATGGTGGAACACCTGTCAAGATTGACCAAGTATCAGGCTGGGTTAAAAACGTTCGTCCTTTAAAGACAATCACATTCGTTGAAATTCAGGATGGAACTACTTTGCAAGATCTAACAGTTGTGTTGAAACAAGGCGCTCCATCTTTCAAACCATCTTTGGGCCAATCTGTCACCGTTTTGCATCCGGAGATCGTTCAACGGAAGAATCAACAATTCGAAACCTTGTGTATGCCGGAAAACTTAAAGCTGATTGGACCTACAGTAGAGTATCCGGTCCAAAACAAACAGACTTCATTACCGACACTAAGAAAATTACCTGAGTTCAAACATCGTACCACTTATTTATCTAACCTTTTAAGATTTCGTCATAAGGTAGAGTCACAATTGACAAAGACGTTAGATGGGTTAGATTTTACGATGGTGAGACCACCAATTTTAACGTCAATTGACTGTGAGGGTGCTGGAGAAATGTTTAACTTGAAACAAGACCATTGGGACGAAATAGTGAACCTTACAGTCTCTTCGCAGTTACATTTAGAAGTGCTTATGATGGGGCTTGGAAGAGTGTATTGTTTGCAACCTTGTTTTCGTGCTGAGAAGAGTGATACAAACAGACATCTTTGTGAATTCTGGATGTTAGAAGTGGAAGCATCGTTCGTTGATAAAAATGAGTCTCTCATGGACCTTGTTGAACTTATGGTGAAAAGCGTTGTCTTATCATTATCCGAAACAAAAGATCTTCCCAAATATTTCCCAGTCGGATGTAATATCGATATCACCAGCAGATGGGCGAAATTACTACaagattggaaaagaatcaCTTATACTGATGCAGTAGAAGCATTGCTATCGAGTGGTGTGAAATTCGAACATGATTTAGCATGGGGCAAAGATTTAAACAGTGAACATGAAAGATGGCTCTGTGATCATTTTGGCGGTCCTGTTTTCGTGACCAATTACCCTCGCGATTGCAAAGCATTTTACATGAAATTAAGGCCTGACGGTACTACTGTTGAATGTTTCGATCTCTTGTTCCCAGAGATTGGAGAGATCGTAGGAGGAAGTGTCAGGGAAGATGATTATGACACTTTAAagcaagaaattgaaagaagagatatGGCATCAAATCAACTCGATTGGTACTTAAACCTACGAAAAGAGGGTACAGTACCTCATGGTGGATTTGGAATTGGTATCGAACGGTTAGTATCTTACTTATACGGAAATCCAAACATCCGGGACAGCATTCCATTCCATAGAACTGCCGGCCAAATTGATTTATAGTCGGAAAACtgcatatatataccaGATGATAAATAATTACCGTGTAAATACAACTATCAAAAGACTTAAAAAGTAGTATTCCAACATCTTACAATTCAACGCCTCAGCATAACTCACTTTCCAGACcaacttcttttctgtttcgAATATCATTATCACCGACTTACATTTCACAGCGTTATTACTTTAGtaattgatattgaaaagcaGATTGTGGatataaagaagaacatcGAATATTCTTTTATTTCGATTGAGTCCTGTTACAAAGAGAGGCAACATAGTGTAGAACCTGGAACTAGAAACTGACTAACCGGCCATGGAGGTATTacagaatttgaagactAATTTATATCaaacttttgatattgatttACAGCATGCGATTCGTCTTATCGTCATTGTTGGAGGATATTTCTTCCTAAGGCAAATTGCACAAAGAGAGTTGGCAAAGAGACAGCTTAAGAACCAATTGGCtgaaaaagatgatgaagcCATTCGTTCAGTTGCTGCTGGAACCTCAGATGGCAGTACAGCAGATCAAGGTGAATCTTCAGCCAATGGTTCTTCCTTCGGTTGGGGTAACAGAACTAGACAAAGAGTTAAGAAGCAAGAAGAACTACTCGAGTctgaaattcaaagattaCAAGAGAATGGCGCCGTCCTGGATCCGGAAGACGATAAGGATATCGAAGATTTGCTCATCGATTAAGATCAGTACCTCAGCGGCTGGCCAAATGCTGTTAATCGTTCTATAGATTGTGTAGGATCAGACTATGTATTGAAGTGTTCATACTAAGAAATCCGTACACCGcatatatatttgaatatttatGAACTTTGCATCAAGccaaaagtgaaaaaaaatgttgaagCTCATCGCCAGAGGTACAGAGACACAAGGAAGCATTCCAGATCGTACTGATACCAGTATACTACTCTTAACTAGGAATTTTGTGGACCGATTCGACAATAAACTGAGCCATGAGTTTTAGAGGATCCAGAGGAAAATCTTCGTCGACTTTTAGTAACCTTCCGTTTGGGTTAAGTTATAGCGACGTTAGTGCGAAAGGATCTACAGAGCTGCCTCTAATCCCACTACCATTGAACCATCCAAGTAATGaacttgaaagagaaattgcTATTCACTACATAAACTTCAAAAATGCGTTGAAAGATGGGCCGTTCTTTACTGGTTCAATGGAACTAATctcagaagaagatcaagaagaaggtgaTACAGAGAACGCTAagaacaagagaaagaataaacCAAGCTTACAAGTAGATGCAGACGGACTAAATGATGGGATTGAAAGATACTCTGATaagtatttgaaaagaag harbors:
- the SLM5 gene encoding asparagine--tRNA ligase SLM5 (similar to uniprot|P25345 Saccharomyces cerevisiae YCR024C SLM5 Mitochondrial asparaginyl-tRNA synthetase), giving the protein MISKIEGISGETLRCGSVRVRDHKLYTGPPAMRLPVTLKRVFETARTNGGTPVKIDQVSGWVKNVRPLKTITFVEIQDGTTLQDLTVVLKQGAPSFKPSLGQSVTVLHPEIVQRKNQQFETLCMPENLKLIGPTVEYPVQNKQTSLPTLRKLPEFKHRTTYLSNLLRFRHKVESQLTKTLDGLDFTMVRPPILTSIDCEGAGEMFNLKQDHWDEIVNLTVSSQLHLEVLMMGLGRVYCLQPCFRAEKSDTNRHLCEFWMLEVEASFVDKNESLMDLVELMVKSVVLSLSETKDLPKYFPVGCNIDITSRWAKLLQDWKRITYTDAVEALLSSGVKFEHDLAWGKDLNSEHERWLCDHFGGPVFVTNYPRDCKAFYMKLRPDGTTVECFDLLFPEIGEIVGGSVREDDYDTLKQEIERRDMASNQLDWYLNLRKEGTVPHGGFGIGIERLVSYLYGNPNIRDSIPFHRTAGQIDL
- the PGA2 gene encoding Pga2p (similar to uniprot|P53903 Saccharomyces cerevisiae YNL149C Protein required for cell viability), with protein sequence MEVLQNLKTNLYQTFDIDLQHAIRLIVIVGGYFFLRQIAQRELAKRQLKNQLAEKDDEAIRSVAAGTSDGSTADQGESSANGSSFGWGNRTRQRVKKQEELLESEIQRLQENGAVLDPEDDKDIEDLLID